Within Bombus fervidus isolate BK054 chromosome 3, iyBomFerv1, whole genome shotgun sequence, the genomic segment TACCGCTGGCCTGCCGCATTTTTGACGTGTTTCTGTCAGAAGGcatggaaattattttcaaagttgCACTGGCCATGTTGCATTTAGGCAAGGAAGATTTGTTAAGCTTGGACATGGAAGGCATGTTGAAGGTAACTGTTTATCATCAGAATCCAACATCTTGCCCATAGAtaagaactttaaaaaaatatagaacataTTACGTTTATTCGTAGAAAAAAGTCAAGTATCGCAGGCTTGATAATTAAACAATGTTTTCTCTACACGTGGATTTACGTTAATACtgttcttattttattaatatttatcagtttTTTCGCGTGTAGTTCTTTCAGAAACATCTACCTGGTAGAGGCGAAAAAGATCCTGATGGTCTCATGAATCTTGCCTATggtatgaaaataaatccgAAAAGAATGAAGAAACTCGAGAAAGATTATACTGTGCTGAAAATGAAAGAGCAAGAGGAGATGGTTGAACTTCGTAGGCTTAGAGCCGAAAATAGGTTACTTAGGCAAAGAACTGAACTTCTGGAAGCTGAGTCCGCGGAGTTGGCAGATAGATTAGTCAGAGGTCAAGTTTCTCGAGCAGAAGAGGAGGAAACTGCTTTCGTCGTACAAAGAGAATTAGCAGCTCTTCGACACACGCATCTTGAAACCAGTCATCAGCTTGAGCAAGCTCACGAAGAACTAAGATCATTGTCGCTTCTGCTAGAAGAAAATGTGACATCGAAACAATCCTCTTTGGATGAAATTTTGTCAAAGCAGGAAGCATTGTCACAAAAAGAGGAAATGATACAGTGTTTGCAAGAGGAATTGGTAAGAGTTCGACTACACGAAGCAGAGAACGACGCAACGATAAGGGAACTTAGAGCAAGAATACAAGAATTGGAACAGGATAAAAAGACGTTGCGTGAATCAACGCCGGATAATTCTGTTGCTCATTTACAAGAAGAACTGATTGCTGTAAAACTAAGAGAAGCAGAAGCTAATCTCTCTTTAAAGGTAATTCATTTCTTTTACATGTTAAAAGCTgtgaattttctatatttataaagaatcGCTTAAggttttcaaatatttgtaaagtacgtattatgtatttaattcataatataagaaatttgttAGGATCTTCGGCAAAGAGTAGTGGAATTGAGCAGTGCCTGGCAAAGGCATTTGCAAGAACATCGTTCCGCTCAGAATCAACCTGCAAGCGATTCCACGCCGAAGAAACTTTTGTTTTGGGAGAACCGAGGACACGAAGTGCAAAAGTTCGAAGAGGATTTAATGACAACCAGAATTCGAGAGATGGAAGCTTTGACAGAGGTGAAGGAGCTTAGACTTAAGGTCATGGAGCTTGAGACTCAAGTGCAAGTTGCCACGAATCAACTTCGTCGACAAGACGAAGGagggaaattaattaaagaggAATTGGAGGCTGCCTTAGCTAGGGAGAAGGAACTTACTGCCAAACTACGGGAGCAACAACATAAGTATTCCGATCTGGAGTCTAAGATGAAGGATGAAGCTATGATGGCTAGGATACGTGATGCAGAGCATGCGCAGCAAGTGGCAGAACTCACCCAGAAGATATCTCTTCTTGAATTAAAagtactatttctttatttgtattaatttctttaactaTCCCAACatgaatatttacatacaGTTATAGAAAATATGGATTATCCCTATTTTTTACAGAACGAAGAGATGCACGCGGAAGGTGAGCTTAGAAATAATTTAGATGACAGTGAGAGAGTCAGAGAATTGCAAGATAAAGTTGCAGAATTAAAAGCTGAGGTATGTGAAAATTCTTTGCTTTATTCATGCTGCATTAATGAAAGCATtgattaaaaaagagaaaaaaaactgCAGTAAGAGGTGAATGGAAGAAACAttgttaaaatgttatttatagcAAGATCCAAATTTAGCcttagtattatattttttgcatGTATTGCTCAATTTGCTcaggatatttttattatttctataaaatttatcactAAACGATGTTAAGTTACAAATAGAATCATTCATGTAAATCTCAAAGAAGCGTACAGTATTTTAGTACTGAAAATATAGCTGCAAATGCTTTCAATTATGCACAAGTATAATTATtactatacatatttatgatcGACGATGATCCTCGTTAAATTTCCTTGATTAAAGTTGAATCTTATCTCTTTGTTTAACATATTAACTACACTATAAGTTCAAGGTATCAATGGTAGAAGTAATGATGGTAGTTAATAAAGACGTAGAATTATGATCTTATTACAGTAGTTTAAGgtccaatttttattcgatttgcTATTAGACTGCAACATAGTAAATTTTAAAGCTTGTAGAGTTACATAACTATTAAAACATATCGTATATTTGGATATAGAAGTAACTGGAGTTGTTAGCCTGTTATAGGATCTTGATTTCTTGTTTCAGTTCGTCCATTTTCATACgtctattatcatataatcaTATACATAAATTCTATACAGTTGTCGTAATCATTGATACATTTAACATTtctaacaaattatttttgattttagtatttttaatatttctatgtgataaaatgataaacttTATTTGCATAGAGataaacgttttataatattttattaaattttttgtttctagGTTTTTGCTACATAAAATCATCAATTTTAATGATACTTAAAAATCATGGCTCAAGTTTTTTCATGAGAATTTTGTACAATTCACTGTGACAATTCTCTTTTAATCATGTTTACATATCTGTGATAATGCACATTATTTGTAACACCATCTTGTGAAGTACCCATGTTTTTCACACACACATTTTCTCTCTATCTGGAAGTTCATATTTATGGGGGTTTAACACTATTGTTGCTCTTTTCTGTTGCACTGTTAATTCACATATCACAAAGGATTAAGATGTGATACAAAGGATTGATGTGTTTCTAATAATGTTCTAACTGATTATCCTAAATCCTTTCAACAAGAAGGATATAAAAAACATGTATATAAATCAATTGTATTTGTTGGGTGCACAATATTACGTctattgttataatatataacataagcGAGGATGTAATTTATGCTTTCATGTTATTGTAACTCACAAAATTATGCACCAAATTGCACCTCTTACTGCAATGTAATGCTAATCGTCACGCTGACAaacaacttttttttattgataaaatcatgtgctataaaaaatttaattacaattttcgttccagaatatttttctttctgctTGTAggtgtaatattaaaattaatatgaaattttattaacattatttactatgatatcaattaattaatactgagataaacgttttataatatttccaaaattaGTCAAGTGAATACTAACTATGTGACACATACTTttcatatttgtaattaacaattaactgttatgataaaatatagcttttttcatatttttcatattaaacaGATAACATGTTCCTGCAGAGGTACCTGTACACATTAAGAATTCATTGTGCTTTCATCATCAAAAGTACATTTGTGGTTGTTTTAATCCTCTCCTGATTTTGTGTGAATTTTCTGTTCACATAATTTGTGTGAATTTTCTAAGTCATGGGAGAAATTCTTGACATGTAAAAGCTTTGAGGTGCATTCACAGCTTGTTATGTCTCTGCTGCAATGCAAAATATAAGTAATAAATGTCGAATCGCTTCTAAACTTAATCGTGGTTACGATAGTCGCTcatttaatgttattttttgcatttatgaaaataaactaATCATCATCgtaactaaattaaaatttatatctttgagggcatcataatataataaagtatgtatttggataaaatatttatgttttaattgtattgtacattgaa encodes:
- the Evi5 gene encoding ecotropic viral integration site 5 isoform X2, which produces MSVLCLCTTIHQTGQNNNQASKILPSTPPISSEEERINSSQEIPTDELALLAKLEEANRLIESDAKSLNSLQSNHSRKGSDTSQVSVASGGSGGNGDAAPRRHNSADGEENTWTLWGHIVADWDYHWKKRKEFVKELVRQGIPHHFRGIVWQLLSGAHDSPVKKQFAEYIKATSACERIIRRDIARTYPEHDFFKEKDGLGQESLFNVMKAYSLHDREVGYCQGSGFIVGLLLMQQMPEEEAFAVLVALMQEYRLRDMFKPSMAELGVCMYQLEHLVADTHPELHAHFTAQGFHTSMYASSWFLTLFTTALSLPLACRIFDVFLSEGMEIIFKVALAMLHLGKEDLLSLDMEGMLKFFQKHLPGRGEKDPDGLMNLAYGMKINPKRMKKLEKDYTVLKMKEQEEMVELRRLRAENRLLRQRTELLEAESAELADRLVRGQVSRAEEEETAFVVQRELAALRHTHLETSHQLEQAHEELRSLSLLLEENVTSKQSSLDEILSKQEALSQKEEMIQCLQEELVRVRLHEAENDATIRELRARIQELEQDKKTLRESTPDNSVAHLQEELIAVKLREAEANLSLKDLRQRVVELSSAWQRHLQEHRSAQNQPASDSTPKKLLFWENRGHEVQKFEEDLMTTRIREMEALTEVKELRLKVMELETQVQVATNQLRRQDEGGKLIKEELEAALAREKELTAKLREQQHKYSDLESKMKDEAMMARIRDAEHAQQVAELTQKISLLELKNEEMHAEGELRNNLDDSERVRELQDKVAELKAEVMRLESWKQRWTGNGGQNVRSFSVDTESELDERDLRICLQDHINATTQNSPEIIESESETERDNREYSCKT
- the Evi5 gene encoding ecotropic viral integration site 5 isoform X1, which translates into the protein MVLRGLLAPAAARWTRNKTTKRGQEKQAAGQLGLSRYGPQVMSVLCLCTTIHQTGQNNNQASKILPSTPPISSEEERINSSQEIPTDELALLAKLEEANRLIESDAKSLNSLQSNHSRKGSDTSQVSVASGGSGGNGDAAPRRHNSADGEENTWTLWGHIVADWDYHWKKRKEFVKELVRQGIPHHFRGIVWQLLSGAHDSPVKKQFAEYIKATSACERIIRRDIARTYPEHDFFKEKDGLGQESLFNVMKAYSLHDREVGYCQGSGFIVGLLLMQQMPEEEAFAVLVALMQEYRLRDMFKPSMAELGVCMYQLEHLVADTHPELHAHFTAQGFHTSMYASSWFLTLFTTALSLPLACRIFDVFLSEGMEIIFKVALAMLHLGKEDLLSLDMEGMLKFFQKHLPGRGEKDPDGLMNLAYGMKINPKRMKKLEKDYTVLKMKEQEEMVELRRLRAENRLLRQRTELLEAESAELADRLVRGQVSRAEEEETAFVVQRELAALRHTHLETSHQLEQAHEELRSLSLLLEENVTSKQSSLDEILSKQEALSQKEEMIQCLQEELVRVRLHEAENDATIRELRARIQELEQDKKTLRESTPDNSVAHLQEELIAVKLREAEANLSLKDLRQRVVELSSAWQRHLQEHRSAQNQPASDSTPKKLLFWENRGHEVQKFEEDLMTTRIREMEALTEVKELRLKVMELETQVQVATNQLRRQDEGGKLIKEELEAALAREKELTAKLREQQHKYSDLESKMKDEAMMARIRDAEHAQQVAELTQKISLLELKNEEMHAEGELRNNLDDSERVRELQDKVAELKAEVMRLESWKQRWTGNGGQNVRSFSVDTESELDERDLRICLQDHINATTQNSPEIIESESETERDNREYSCKT
- the Evi5 gene encoding ecotropic viral integration site 5 isoform X3 — encoded protein: MVLRGLLAPAAARWTRNKTTKRGQEKQAAGQLGLSRYGPQVMSVLCLCTTIHQTGQNNNQASKILPSTPPISSEEERINSSQEIPTDELALLAKLEEANRLIESDAKSLNSLQSNHSRKGSDTSQVSVASGGSGGNGDAAPRRHNSADGEENTWTLWGHIVADWDYHWKKRKEFVKELVRQGIPHHFRGIVWQLLSGAHDSPVKKQFAEYIKATSACERIIRRDIARTYPEHDFFKEKDGLGQESLFNVMKAYSLHDREVGYCQGSGFIVGLLLMQQMPEEEAFAVLVALMQEYRLRDMFKPSMAELGVCMYQLEHLVADTHPELHAHFTAQGFHTSMYASSWFLTLFTTALSLPLACRIFDVFLSEGMEIIFKVALAMLHLGKEDLLSLDMEGMLKFFQKHLPGRGEKDPDGLMNLAYGMKINPKRMKKLEKDYTVLKMKEQEEMVELRRLRAENRLLRQRTELLEAESAELADRLVRGQVSRAEEEETAFVVQRELAALRHTHLETSHQLEQAHEELRSLSLLLEENVTSKQSSLDEILSKQEALSQKEEMIQCLQEELVRVRLHEAENDATIRELRARIQELEQDKKTLRESTPDNSVAHLQEELIAVKLREAEANLSLKDLRQRVVELSSAWQRHLQEHRSAQNQPASDSTPKKLLFWENRGHEVQKFEEDLMTTRIREMEALTEVKELRLKVMELETQVQVATNQLRRQDEGGKLIKEELEAALAREKELTAKLREQQHKYSDLESKMKDEAMMARIRDAEHAQQVAELTQKISLLELKNEEMHAEGELRNNLDDSERVRELQDKVAELKAEFPTPITSPETEPWRWLES
- the Evi5 gene encoding ecotropic viral integration site 5 isoform X4, producing the protein MVLRGLLAPAAARWTRNKTTKRGQEKQAAGQLGLSRYGPQVMSVLCLCTTIHQTGQNNNQASKILPSTPPISSEEERINSSQEIPTDELALLAKLEEANRLIESDAKSLNSLQSNHSRKGSDTSQVSVASGGSGGNGDAAPRRHNSADGEENTWTLWGHIVADWDYHWKKRKEFVKELVRQGIPHHFRGIVWQLLSGAHDSPVKKQFAEYIKATSACERIIRRDIARTYPEHDFFKEKDGLGQESLFNVMKAYSLHDREVGYCQGSGFIVGLLLMQQMPEEEAFAVLVALMQEYRLRDMFKPSMAELGVCMYQLEHLVADTHPELHAHFTAQGFHTSMYASSWFLTLFTTALSLPLACRIFDVFLSEGMEIIFKVALAMLHLGKEDLLSLDMEGMLKFFQKHLPGRGEKDPDGLMNLAYGMKINPKRMKKLEKDYTVLKMKEQEEMVELRRLRAENRLLRQRTELLEAESAELADRLVRGQVSRAEEEETAFVVQRELAALRHTHLETSHQLEQAHEELRSLSLLLEENVTSKQSSLDEILSKQEALSQKEEMIQCLQEELVRVRLHEAENDATIRELRARIQELEQDKKTLRESTPDNSVAHLQEELIAVKLREAEANLSLKDLRQRVVELSSAWQRHLQEHRSAQNQPASDSTPKKLLFWENRGHEVQKFEEDLMTTRIREMEALTEVKELRLKVMELETQVQVATNQLRRQDEGGKLIKEELEAALAREKELTAKLREQQHKYSDLESKMKDEAMMARIRDAEHAQQVAELTQKISLLELKNEEMHAEGELRNNLDDSERVRELQDKVAELKAEFPTPITSPETEPWRWLE